The Chryseobacterium glaciei DNA window TCAGGAAATAGTCGATTTCATTAAAAAAAATCGTGATGACATTGAAGCTTTAAAAGCTATTCCAATAGGGGAATCAAGGGAAGATAAAGTAAAGCTTTTACTCGATTACGATTTGTTAAACAGTCCGAAAAATCAACAGGAATTTAATAAGCAAATCTATGATAAGGTTTTGCTGATCTCACAGACACCTACAAGTGCGGTGGTACAAGTTACCGGAAGTGCCGTATTTCCTAATACCCTTGAAACGGAAAATGTCATCATTCAAGCTCGGGACAGTGTTACGGGTAAAAAAATAAATATTGATGATTACGCAACCAATCAAACCATACAGATTAACATGTTACACGACACCGCTAATCCACTTAATATTCTCATTTTAAAAGTTAAACCATAAAAAAATATAAAACTATGAATAATAACGCAGTAATAAGTAATAACGCACATCAGGATAATTTTTTTGGAGAACTACAACGTACTCGATTTCACTATTTTGATACACTTCCTGATACGAGTGGAGTTCCCGCAGGTTGGATAATTGATTATAAGCATCAATTGCATCAATGGAACGGTACAGAATGGATTAATTTGGCTCAGAATTATGTACATCCTGATTATCCGCTGACCAATAATCCATTTCAGACAGATCAAACAAGCGGACTTCTATTGTTAAGTCAGATACTGACCAATAGCTCAGGGCATGTTATTAAAGTAGCGGGCCGAAATCTTACCAATGCAGATATTGTCTCTATTTTCTTGAATGATGCAACTCAGTCAGGAACATATACGTGGTCATCAAATAAGATTAGAACTTATATTGAAAACTTAGTAGGACAAAGCCTTACAGGAGCATTGATTTATCAACCGGGAGGCTATATTCCTTCTACTGTTGAAGGTTCAATGACGGCTCCGTCACCAGTTACATCCGCTACCATTAAAACAGGTATGGTGTGGGTAATTACAGCAAATGGCTGGGTTGGAAATGAACCCGTTTCTGTTGGCGACCATCTTATCGCGAATGCCGATAACGGATCAAATACTCCTGCAAATTATCAGATTATAGAAAAAGGCATTCCTGATATTGTAGATGCTACAGATACGGTGAAAGGACTTATTCAAATAGCTACAGATGTTGAAGCTATTGCCGGAGCTAATGATATTAAAGCAATGACTCCAAAATCTACGAAAGTTGTTTTGGATGCAAAAATTAAATCTAAAACATGGCAAATTGGAGATGGTTCTTCCGTTACTTTCCCAATTACCCATGGTTGGAATACCTTGAATATTGATTTTATCTGCTATCGTAATACTGATAATAGAAAAATAAATGTAAGCTGTGTACCTACATCTGCAAATGATGTACAAATAGATGTTTTAGCACCTCTTACTCCGAATGAATATAGAATTACTTTAACTGCAAGATTAGATTAATGATTGCTCCTGAATATTTCAATAATCATATTTCTATTGAAGGAAATATTTTGACAAAGAATTACGGTAGTGCTGATGAATGGTTTCAGGGGTATTTAAAGTCTCGTGCCATTGTTTCAAGAATATCTAGCTCTTATGGTGATACAACAAGAACATCTTATTTAGATGGGACATTTAATGATACTAATAGTTATGGTATAGGTATAGTAGATACAAGAATTCAAGGAAATGGTTTAGGATCTAATGGAGCATTAGATTATATACCTAATGGTTTAATAAATACATTAGACCATAAATTAACACCATTATTTCATAACACTGGTTTAGGATGGTCTTCATCTCTAATAACTAAAGGTTGGGAAGGAAATTATAAAACATGGAAATTAACAGGTCCGGCAAATGAAAATGATATTGAACAAGATTTCTATTTATCACAAACTAAAGCATCTGATGGAACTTGGTTTCCAGATAGAAAAATTTGGACAGATAGAAATTTAGATCCAGCTACTTTTGTGTCTAATACAGTATTAAACAGCTATTGGAAATTGCATTTAGAGTCTATTTACAAAGGTATTAATACAGATAGTCCTTTCACAATATTGAATAATGGGGCAGAACAAAGTATTATTGCTGGTGGTCTTACCGTTTCTAGCTCATATGTAGATTCGCAATTTCAACCCACTAATGGAATACATTCAAGAGGTTTTGTTCAATCTGATGAAGGTTTCCAAAATAGATATTGGAAAGCTGATCAAAGAAATAGAATATGGTCTTTTGCTAATTCTGATAACCATGGTTTATCTTATTTTCAAGGAAGTGGTCATGTTCTTGGTGAAGGTATTAATTTTCACTTTGGCGATACAAGTTCTACAGGATATAAAGCATTTGTACAAAATAGTGGTAGAATATTTTCAGCAGTAGATGGTAATTCAGGGGATTGGAAACATAAAGAGTATGATGCAAATAATTATCTAGGTGCAGATTATGTAGGAGGAGGGCAGGAAAAACCTAATTCAATATATTTTGGAGCGGGTAAATTAAAATTACAAATGTTGGAAGCTACTCAGATGGGTACTTCTAATTTTGGTTGGTCAGATGTTTTATGGATGTCTTCATATACAGGAGGCGATGTTAAAAAATCTACAGCTATTGTTTCATCTAAATATAGTGATAGAATAGGTTTTGTTAAACAAGACTATGATGCTGCTGAGTGGGGAACTTTCCAAGAGTTTTGGACAACTAATAATTTAACTAATCCCGCAAGTCAGACAGATTTAGATAATTATTATCATATAAATAAAGGAGGAGGTGTCTCTAATCAATCTGAATTAGTTCCAAATGGATTACAAAGTATTTCAGTAGGAAACTCAGGTTCTAATTTTGATGGTGAGTTAGCCAATAAAACAATTGAAGGAACTTTTGCAAATTTTAATGGGTATTCTAAGACATCAAAAGATTTAGGATTTACTTTATTTGCACCAACATCTACAGGACAAGGTGTTTATTATAAAACTTGGTACGGAGGTAATCAAACCCCTTGGAAAAGACTTGCTGAATATTCTGATTTATCAGGCTATGCAAAATCTTTTGAGAATGCACACGCAGTAGGTTTTTCATCAGGTTTATCAACAGCAGCACCTTATATATATCATTCAACTGATGGTTATGTATTTTTAGCTACTCAAACATGGGCTAATAGTAAGTTTGTTAATGTTGATGGTCAACAAGATATTACTGGACTTAAAATTATTAAAGGTAGAGCAAGAAATACAGGTACAGGCTGGGGTAATACGAATGCATCAGCTGAGCACTCTTTTTTAGTAGAAACTGAAAGTGGTTCAAATGCTGATAATCAGTATACAGGATCTATAGGGTTTTGCTCTAATAATGGAACACAAGCTGGCATATATGTAAGAAGTAATGACCAGAATGGTACATCTATGGCTTTTGCAACGACTAACATGTTTTCAGCAGGGCCTCAGATCGCAATGACTATTGATAATCAAGGTACTGTTGATCATGTAAGAACAAGGCCTACATTTCAAGGAAATGTAATTTGGGATGCTGGTAATCTTACGACTACTATGGTAAGCAATTGGAACGATAAGTTTAAAAATTTAAAGTATGTTGCTGATTTAAATTTAGTTTCTGAATCTGGAATTTACAGACAGGAAGGTCCAATATCAGGATTTAGTTATACGACAACTTTAAATCTAAATTCGTCAGATGGTCGTCAGCAATTAACCATTGAAAGAGGTGGAGGTGGAATGAAATTCCGAGGAACTACAACTGGTTCTGGAAATTCAAGCTGGTCCGACTGGAATGAAGTTTATCATACAGGAAATTTTAACCCAGCAAGTTATATAACACAATCTACTTTAAATAGCCAGTTAGGTAACTATGCTACCTTGGTAGGAGTACAAACATTTACTAACACTAATACTTTCTCTCAAAGCCCTATTGTACCGGCTGGTACTCTTTCGAGCCATGCCGTAAACAGAAGTCAACTTGACAATTTGCAGAATTGGGTCAGTCAGAATTATGTAGATGCTCCAGATGGTTACTCTGTAATTATTTCCGGACAAGATCTTAATAATATTAAAAATACAGGATTTTATAGAGGTTCAGGGTTAGCCAATGCTCCGAATACTGGATGGTTTTTTGTTATTGTTGAAGCGCATGATAGCAGTTGGGTTAAACAAACTGTGACTACATACGGATCAGGTAATACCGCAAATATGACTTACGAAAGAGTTATGTCTGGAGGTGCTTGGTCTACATGGCATCAGGTATGGAGTACAAGAGATTTCTCACAAAGTAATGTTAATAATTGGAATTATATGTCTAATTATGGCGTTATAGTAAACCAACAATTTACTAATAATACAGGTAATGGATTAATTGTTGTTGATGATTATGTCGGTGGAGAATCTGGTATATATAATGGAAATGATAAATCCTATTTGGCTGTATTACAAGATAAGTATTATAAATATTCAAGTAGCTATAATGATTGGGAAGGCATTAATTTCAATCTAGAAAACAAAAACATTGGTATAGGTACAGAAGCTAATGATGCGGATAAAGTAAATGTTTTAGGCTCAGTAAAGGCTACTGAAAACTTTAAATCAAACAATGAAGAAGCTAATG harbors:
- a CDS encoding pyocin knob domain-containing protein, which produces MSNTVLNSYWKLHLESIYKGINTDSPFTILNNGAEQSIIAGGLTVSSSYVDSQFQPTNGIHSRGFVQSDEGFQNRYWKADQRNRIWSFANSDNHGLSYFQGSGHVLGEGINFHFGDTSSTGYKAFVQNSGRIFSAVDGNSGDWKHKEYDANNYLGADYVGGGQEKPNSIYFGAGKLKLQMLEATQMGTSNFGWSDVLWMSSYTGGDVKKSTAIVSSKYSDRIGFVKQDYDAAEWGTFQEFWTTNNLTNPASQTDLDNYYHINKGGGVSNQSELVPNGLQSISVGNSGSNFDGELANKTIEGTFANFNGYSKTSKDLGFTLFAPTSTGQGVYYKTWYGGNQTPWKRLAEYSDLSGYAKSFENAHAVGFSSGLSTAAPYIYHSTDGYVFLATQTWANSKFVNVDGQQDITGLKIIKGRARNTGTGWGNTNASAEHSFLVETESGSNADNQYTGSIGFCSNNGTQAGIYVRSNDQNGTSMAFATTNMFSAGPQIAMTIDNQGTVDHVRTRPTFQGNVIWDAGNLTTTMVSNWNDKFKNLKYVADLNLVSESGIYRQEGPISGFSYTTTLNLNSSDGRQQLTIERGGGGMKFRGTTTGSGNSSWSDWNEVYHTGNFNPASYITQSTLNSQLGNYATLVGVQTFTNTNTFSQSPIVPAGTLSSHAVNRSQLDNLQNWVSQNYVDAPDGYSVIISGQDLNNIKNTGFYRGSGLANAPNTGWFFVIVEAHDSSWVKQTVTTYGSGNTANMTYERVMSGGAWSTWHQVWSTRDFSQSNVNNWNYMSNYGVIVNQQFTNNTGNGLIVVDDYVGGESGIYNGNDKSYLAVLQDKYYKYSSSYNDWEGINFNLENKNIGIGTEANDADKVNVLGSVKATENFKSNNEEANALFIPDGNLAYLNDEITNEDYRMRLSHKMIEQQSGVSHYDSDNRMLVIRCTDPGTNFVLGKCFPGQRILVLNAHDSYAQVFEIKNVGRSFKIKPYSSIQLFVWEDMSVYKYAENQMY